The genomic segment AAGTATCATGCGAAAAAATACTACAGGTGATGTACGTCAACGTCAGTGGGTATGCTCTCGCGAGGGCTGGCGGTCTGAAATGCATGTGCGAAGGCTTGATAGAACTAGGGAGCCTAAGCCAATTAGTCGAGTGGGATGCAAGGTTTGCTTTCGATTGAACTTGGTGAAGGGTAGTAGGAATTGGATACGCAAAGAATTCATCCCAATTCTTTCTCACAACGTTGTAGCAGACAACCATAAACAATTCCTTCGGTCCAATCGGGTAATCTCAGAAGGAACCTTGACGACTGCACAAATAATGAAGGAGTCAGGCATAAGAACTTGCCACATCATGTCGTACATGGCAAAGCAAATGGGTGGTTATGAGAAGATTCCATTCACATAAAAAGATCTTTACAATCGAATATCCCATGCTTCAAAAGTTGAGTTTATCGGTTCCAATGCAGGGCGGGCAATCAGATATTTGGAGCATAAAGCTGATGAGGACCCTGGTTTTTTTGGACAGTTTTCGTACAATGAGGATAATCGTCTTCTTAATTTATTTTGGGCAGATGGGAGATGTAGATCAGACTATGAAACATATGGCCATGCAGTAGCTTTTGATTCGACGTACAAGACTAATAGTTATGGGAAGTCGCTGCTGATATGGATAGGAATTAATAACCACTGTAGAACGTGCATTTTGGGCTTTGCCGTTCTTAACAATGAGTCTGGCAGCAGCTACAAGTGGGCGACAAGGGCTTTCCTGGAATGCATGGGAGGTGTTCTACCCAAAACAGTAGTGACAGATGGAGATGAAGCTATTGCTAACACGCTAGAGGAGTTGATGCCTGATGTACCCCACCGATTGTGTTATTGGCATTTACACAACAAAGCGGTTTTAAAAGTGAAAGATCCATCTTTTGCGAGCAGGTTTACCAAATTGGTATTCCGGTACTACACAAAGGACGAGTTTGAAGATGAATGGTGCACTTAGTGAAAGATTTTGGGATACAAGGCACTAAATATGCTGCAAAACTTTATGCAGACAAGGAGAAGTGGGCTGAAACATTTTTGAGAGGGAATTTCATCTGTGGAATGACAACTACTCAATGAAGTGAAGGTATTAATGTGGTGTTGAAGAAAAAAGTGAATCAAAAGTTGAAGTTGTACGAGTTCGTGAGGGCGGTCAACATGGCCTTATCTTTAATTAGACAGCGTGAAGCAAATGATGAGTACATTACACTTCACACTAGTCCCCAGCTCGGGAAGACAAATTTGCCACAGATAAAGGATGAATTAGCAAATCCTTACACACGGAACATGTTCTACAAGGTACGACACCAGATGTTGAAAGAAGGTAGGTACATGGTGAAAACCCTAGTGGAAGAAGAGGATGCAGTAATTTTTAAGCTTCACAAGTATGCTGCTGAACAAGTGAAGAGGCATGTATATGTAACACCGGAGCGTGATCTCTTTGTTTGTGAATGCCAATATTTTTTGTCATATAGGATACCATGTCAGCATATATTTGCTTCAATAAAATGCCTACACATTACTTCAATGCCTCGAGCACTAATACTATCTCGGTGGATGGTTGAGACTAAACAGACTCACAATTTTCCACTTGGCAATATGGACGCTACCTTAGACAAACGAGAGGTGGAGAGGGCAAGATTTGGTGCAATTAGTAGCCAGTTGGGTGAACTTGCCTATCTTGGATCGAGGAATCAGTTGACATACCATATTGCAAAATGTGAGATTGAAAGATTATGCGGTAAGCTTAAAGCAGTTGTGGAGATTGGAGACAAGGAGATTAGCCATACCCTGCCTCTACACAGGGAGTTTCAATTCCCAGTGTTGGATCCATACTTCACAAAAAGTAAGGGTACAGCAAAGGTACCTGGCTCAAAAAAAGGTACTCGCCGCAAGTGTAGTATCTGCCAGAAGAAGATGACCAATGCTATGGAATGGGATTGAATGATGAATGGGCAGGCCAAAACTCAATGGACTACACACAACATGAGAATGGGACAGAACATGATGTTGTTCAGGATTTAGGCAATGAACTACATAATGATAAAGTGAATAAAGTGGGAACACAAGTtgaggagggaaataattgatggCAAAGTCCTTTCTGATTTCGTTGGTGGTGATCAACCCAAGTAGTTGTGCCcgaaatttgttttttaaaattgAATTGGATATACGATATTTTGTCTGGAGCTTTATTAAGTACTCTTCTATCTCATTTGGTTGCCAATTAAGTTATGAAACCCAGCAAAGTTTAATGACCCAACTAGTTCATTTTTCTAATGTTGTCTTGGAATGTTATCATGTACGAGGGAATGCTTGTAATTGCACTTACTAAATCGGGAGTAATGccattaatttataaatttaaatttacaaaaaaatgGTCATTAGTGTATAAAAGCTTTGGTTGAATATCATTACATCAGATTCATTAATTGGGTGTGCCTGTGACCTGTGGAGTGGCATGAGTCTTTGTTTGTGGTCATTGTTAATGGGTTCCATCCATACTTGTTATATATACATGGTTGTTTGAATGTTCTATATGATGTAAGATACAAGTTTCAGATGAATAAATCGTTATGGTACTTTCTACATCGGTTTGTCAGGTCACAACACATGTTATATCTGAAAATGAGTTATATATATCTTGTACAATGAAAACAATATTCTCTGTTAGTTATGGAAAGGCtcaataattataattttcataTGCTATGTCTCAGCACAATCTATAAAATTGGTTTGCTCCTATTTGGTAGTACAAGTATAGTTTCCACCAACATAATAAAAAAC from the Humulus lupulus chromosome X, drHumLupu1.1, whole genome shotgun sequence genome contains:
- the LOC133804638 gene encoding protein FAR1-RELATED SEQUENCE 5-like, which produces MFHKSETDIIEENDWDWFGLRFCEEYEEEEGGGDDMGDTVDEGGGDAMGNTVDEGGTSSPEKTEMATHEIKDTNQFCKYDLYENPLLLSRDGMVGHVFQSLDMVEEFIHEYARFIGFSLRKSIMRKNTTGDVRQRQWVCSREGWRSEMHVRRLDRTREPKPISRVGCKVCFRLNLVKGSRNWIRKEFIPILSHNVVADNHKQFLRSNRVISEGTLTTAQIMKESGIRTCHIMSYMAKQMGGRAIRYLEHKADEDPGFFGQFSYNEDNRLLNLFWADGRCRSDYETYGHAVAFDSTYKTNSYGKSLLIWIGINNHCRTCILGFAVLNNESGSSYKWATRAFLECMGGVLPKTVVTDGDEAIANTLEELMPDVPHRLCYWHLHNKAVLKVKDPSFASRFTKLVFRYYTKDEFEDEWCT